CCGTCTCGTCGAGCGCGGCGTCGTGCACGCTGCTGCGTCCATGCAGTGGCGAGGCGCAGGCGGTCAACAATGGTGTGAAGGCCTGCGGTCCTGCCGTGCGTCGCACGGCCTCGGTATCACGAACCAGCAACCCGCGCAGCACATCGGCCCGGCCCAGCGCGGCCGCCAAGTGCGCATCCGTCACGGCCAGCTCCGGATGCGCCGCGCCATACTGCAGCAGCGCGCCGCCGTCGCCGCGTTCGAGCAGAGAAAAGAATTCGTCCATCACGGCCTGCCCCGTCACGTCGTCATGCCGTAGCGGGTGCGGATGAACTCCACCGAGTTGCGAATGAGCGTTTCCAGCGCGTCCAGGTCAGCGCCCGCGAGACGCTTGATGTAGAGACAGGACTTGCCGGTGCGCACCTTGCCCAGTCGCGCGAGCAGTGCCTGCGCATCGGGTTCGTCGTAGCCGGCCATGAGGTAGACCACCAGCTCGTTCTTGCGCGACGCGAAGCCCACCACGCACATGTCGCCCTCGTGGCCGCTGTCGTACTTGTAGTGGTAGCGCCCGAAGCCCACGATGCTGGGCCCCCAGAGCACCGGCGGACTGCCCGTGATACGCGACATCAGGTCGATGAGCACTTCACAGTCGGCCCGTCGCTCGTCCGACGGGATGCCCTGCAGGTACTGCAGGATGCTGGCGTCGGTGGCCTTGGTCTTGAGCTCGTACATGTTGTCTCCCGGTTCACGGTCCGCAGCCGTCCCACACGCGCCGGCCGCCATCCCCACGGAACGCCGGAACGGAACGCCGGAAGGCGGAACGCCGGAGGCTGCCGAGCCGTATTGTAGATGGCACCACAGAACGTACCGCTTCTGCCGGGCTGCTGCCCGTCCCTCCACCTGCCGCGCCCCATGCGCCGCTTCCTGCTGTTCGCCCTCGTGTTGGGACTCGTGGCCGCGCCCATTGCGTGGTCACAGCGTCGGGCGTTCGTGTTGCCCAATCAGCCCTACGACGGACGCTTCACCTTTGTGCGGCTGCGCTATACGCAGGGCTATCGTCTGGCGTGGAATGCCGACTATCCGCAGATGGAGCGGAACTTCATGGCCATCCTGGGCGATCTGTCCACGCTGCGTCTGCACAAGACCACCAGCAACGTGCACGTGCTGGACGATCCGGCGCTCGCGCACTATCCGGTGGCCTACCTCACCGAACCCGGCTACTGGTATCCCACCGACGAGGAAGCGGCCGCACTGCGCAAATGGATTCTCAAGGGCGGCTTTCTCATCGTCGACGATTTCTACTTTGAACGGCAGTGGGCGGTGTTCGACGCGGCCATGAAGAAGGTGCTGCCCGAGGGCCGCATCGAACCGCTGGATGTATCACACCCGGTGTTCAACACCTTCTTCAGCATCAAGTCGCTCGACGGCATGCATCATCCCGCCACGCCATCGGCGCGTGCCATGTATCTGGGCATCCACGAGGACAACGACCCATCACGACGCCTGCAGGTCGTGATCAACTACAACAACGATATTGGCGACTACATGGAGTGGTCGGGCGACGGCTGGTATCCCGTGAATCTCTCCAATGACGCGTACAAGTTTGCCACCAACTATGTGGTGTACGGTCTCACCCATTGATGGAGCGCCGCCGATGGAGCGGCGCTACCGCTCAGGGCACAACGAGCGCCACTTCGGTCAGTGGACGCGATGACTCCGAGCCACTGAAGCGCACGGTCACGGTCACCTGGGCCTGCGGGGTGCCGATGATCGGTGTCAGGACGCGACAGACGCGGGTGTTCCCCTCGAGCGGCTGAAATCCGGCTGGCGCCGCGATCGGAATCTCGAAGCGTCCGTTGGCGTCACCCACCACCGTTTGGCCGAAGGCATCGGGTGTGCTGCCTACGCAAGACAGCCCAATGTCCGCGTTGGGCACCGGGGTGCCGTCGGCACGCGACACGCTGCCTCGGATGAGGGCGTACCCCGAGACATCACTGTTCTCGATCTGCGTAAAGCCCAAACAGGCGCTGGCGAATGGCACAAAGAGCCAAGGCAGCCAACGGTGGGACAAGCGGTGCGCTCGCACGGACATGGCGCGTTGGGATGAGGGAGAGATGAAGATGGATAACATGTTCAATGTCGTGAGCCAAGCGAAAGATCCGCTGGCCCGGCGGTCCGCCGGGTCTGCGCCGGGCCCAAGTGCACCGGGACACACATGAGCCGAAATGCCGCCGTCCTGCGCGTGACCAACAGGCCGTCATCAGGGTCGGCCGTCCATTCTTCCCTCCGGACGCCCTCGCCATGTCCCGCTCTCCCTTGCTTCTGTTGGTTGCCGCGCTCGCCGCCTGTGGTGGCGGTGATAGCGGCCCCACGACGCCCCCACCGCCGGTTGTGGTGTCGATCACACCTTCGACTGCCACCGTCAACGCCGGGGCCGCCACCGAGTTCTCGGCCACCGTGGCCAACGCGACCTCCACTGCAGTGACGTGGACGGCCTCCGCGGGCACCATCACACCCAATGGCGCGAGCGCCTCGTGGACCGCGCCGGGAGCCGGTGGCAGCTACACCGTCACGGCCACGAGCACCGCCGATCCGACCAAGAGCGCCTCGGCCAGCATCACGGTCAATCCGGTGGGGCTCACGCTCAATCCCGCGACGCTCACGGTTGGAGCGGGCGATACGGTGCCGGTGGCCGTCACGGTGGCCAACGCGGCCAACACGGCCGTGACCTGGACCGCCTCAGCCGGCAGCATCATCGGCAGCGGAGGCAGCGTGCAATGGGCCGCGCCGCTCGCCGGCGGCAGCTACACGATCACGGCCACCAGCGTGCTCGACCCCACACGTCGCGTCACGCTGAATGCCACCGTCACGCCGGTCACGGTTGCCGTGGCGTCCACCGCATCGGCGCTGCTGCGCACAGAGTCCACCACACTCACGGCAACGGTCACCGGCACCAGCGTGCCGGGCGTGACCTGGCAGGCCTCCTGCGGCAGTGTCACCGGCAGCGGCAACACCGTGCAGTACACCGCGCCCACCAGTGGCAGCAGCTGTGTGGTGCGCGCCACCAGCGTGCGCGACACGTCGCGCAGTGGCACCGCCACCATCACGGTGCGCCCCGTCTATCGCGTGGCGGTGCTCGATGACAGCGACGACGGCGCCTGCACCTTGCAGCATTGCACCTTGCGCGAAGCCATCAACGCTGCGAACGCGAACGCCAATCGCGATTCCATTCTTGTGGTGACCACCGCGCCCAGCACCATTACACTCAGCAGCGGACTGCCATTCATCACCGAGGACGCCGATGTGGTTGGCGCCGGCCCGTCACAGCTCACCATCAATGCCGCCGCCACGCAAGCCGCACCACGCGGCGTGTTGTATGTGAGCAACAAGGCTGACGTTTCCCTGCGCGGCATGACGCTGCGCGGTGGACGCCGTCTCGGTGGTGGTGGTCTGGCCATTGACGATTCGGCGGTCGTGACCATGCGCGAGGTGCATGTGCGTGAGAACGAAACCGCCGGTAGTGTGGGTGGTGGCATTCTGGCCATTCGCGGTGGACGCGGCGTGTTCACGGACATCGAAGTCGTGGGCAACCGGGCCACTGGCACCAACGCCTTTGGCGCCGGCGTAGCGGTTGAAGTGGGCAGCAGTATCACCATCCGCCGCAGTCGCATCGCCGACAATGAGAACACCTCGTCGATCGGTGGTGGCCTGCGCGTATTCAGCGGCTCACTCACGCTCGACAGCGTTACCGTCACCAACAATCGTGCCCTGTCTTCCAACGCGGGACTGGGCGGAGGCATCATGGCTGACGGCGAAGCGCGGCTCATTGTCAGCAACTCCACCATCAGCGACAATGTCGCGGCCGTGTCGGGCGGTGGATTCAACGTGCGGGCGCCGGCCGAAGCCGGCATCGTCAACAGCATCATCAGCGGCAATCGGGCGCCGGGCGGCGCCGGCCTCGAGGGAAACAGCCCGGCATACGTGCTCAGCGAAGTCATCATCGAAAACAACATCGCCAGTCAGCGCGGCGGTGCGGCGCTGCTCTTTGGTGGCAAGTACACGCAAACTGGCGGCGCCATGCGCAACAACTACGCGGGCCGCAGTGGCGGGGGCGCCATGAACCTCATCACGGACGCTGAGATCGCCCTGGCCAACGTGGCCATCACCGGCAATCGCGCGGACACATCGGGCAACGGCGGAGCCATTGCGGGCAGTGGGAATGCGATGCTCACCATCACCGGTGGCTCCATGTCCGGCAACCGGGCGGCGGTAGTCGGCGGCGCGCTGGCGTTCAGCTCCGGACGTCCAAGCACACTGACCAACGTCGCCATTGCCGACAACGAAGCCGGTCAGGGCGGTGGTGGTGTCTTCATCGCCGCGTCGGCCAATGTCAGCATCAGCGGTGGCTCCATCTCGACGAACCGTGCGGCCGTCGGCGGCGGCGGAGGCGTGTACACCGACAACAGCACCACGTTGTTGCAGAACGTGACCATGACGGGCAATACCGCGGTGCAAAGCGGCGGTGCGGTCCTGGGCCTCACGGGTGGCACGGTGACAATGCGCAACGTCGTAGCCGAAG
This portion of the Gemmatimonas sp. UBA7669 genome encodes:
- a CDS encoding DUF1801 domain-containing protein; the protein is MYELKTKATDASILQYLQGIPSDERRADCEVLIDLMSRITGSPPVLWGPSIVGFGRYHYKYDSGHEGDMCVVGFASRKNELVVYLMAGYDEPDAQALLARLGKVRTGKSCLYIKRLAGADLDALETLIRNSVEFIRTRYGMTT
- a CDS encoding choice-of-anchor Q domain-containing protein encodes the protein MSRSPLLLLVAALAACGGGDSGPTTPPPPVVVSITPSTATVNAGAATEFSATVANATSTAVTWTASAGTITPNGASASWTAPGAGGSYTVTATSTADPTKSASASITVNPVGLTLNPATLTVGAGDTVPVAVTVANAANTAVTWTASAGSIIGSGGSVQWAAPLAGGSYTITATSVLDPTRRVTLNATVTPVTVAVASTASALLRTESTTLTATVTGTSVPGVTWQASCGSVTGSGNTVQYTAPTSGSSCVVRATSVRDTSRSGTATITVRPVYRVAVLDDSDDGACTLQHCTLREAINAANANANRDSILVVTTAPSTITLSSGLPFITEDADVVGAGPSQLTINAAATQAAPRGVLYVSNKADVSLRGMTLRGGRRLGGGGLAIDDSAVVTMREVHVRENETAGSVGGGILAIRGGRGVFTDIEVVGNRATGTNAFGAGVAVEVGSSITIRRSRIADNENTSSIGGGLRVFSGSLTLDSVTVTNNRALSSNAGLGGGIMADGEARLIVSNSTISDNVAAVSGGGFNVRAPAEAGIVNSIISGNRAPGGAGLEGNSPAYVLSEVIIENNIASQRGGAALLFGGKYTQTGGAMRNNYAGRSGGGAMNLITDAEIALANVAITGNRADTSGNGGAIAGSGNAMLTITGGSMSGNRAAVVGGALAFSSGRPSTLTNVAIADNEAGQGGGGVFIAASANVSISGGSISTNRAAVGGGGGVYTDNSTTLLQNVTMTGNTAVQSGGAVLGLTGGTVTMRNVVAEENRGLNGGAFGFNGPITIVIEGGRVQRNQATAVGGGLWKAGQTALTVTGTEFIENTAATQGGGLQLVAPGAPATLRGLLLRGNTATGASGGGITAGVNTTIENSTFVGNSAPAAIGGGVFSASLANTVIRNSTFSGNSAVTGGGVAATGAASIINSTFVGNTATDYGAGIGTNNAGALTVTNLVLSNNRIGQNAGDCGRGGTSTITSSGGNVNGDTTCTTFTQASDRRNATVGVSASLANNGGGTLTHALLEGSAAINAGVASACPVTDQRGFARVGACDSGAFEFGATAPAGARLTVRPGKK
- a CDS encoding DUF4159 domain-containing protein — encoded protein: MRRFLLFALVLGLVAAPIAWSQRRAFVLPNQPYDGRFTFVRLRYTQGYRLAWNADYPQMERNFMAILGDLSTLRLHKTTSNVHVLDDPALAHYPVAYLTEPGYWYPTDEEAAALRKWILKGGFLIVDDFYFERQWAVFDAAMKKVLPEGRIEPLDVSHPVFNTFFSIKSLDGMHHPATPSARAMYLGIHEDNDPSRRLQVVINYNNDIGDYMEWSGDGWYPVNLSNDAYKFATNYVVYGLTH